A genomic region of Nymphaea colorata isolate Beijing-Zhang1983 chromosome 2, ASM883128v2, whole genome shotgun sequence contains the following coding sequences:
- the LOC116247231 gene encoding GDSL esterase/lipase At5g03610-like isoform X2 — protein MAARFLLCIILLFLLGSCIESISPHHQRPAERLFVFGDSYADTGNIARGLANCWKPPYGSTFPGKPAGRFSDGRVITDFIATFLGVPSPVPYRLRRVAGHRGSYGINFAYSGTGVFDTSAPLPNVTTQIDYLEQMIKEGWYEKRQVRSSMAFLALAGIDYLEFLLYKNGTLEDQGSRIHSASAAWEPRREAIAATPITVGNRCTVYVRIQEDGFSGTMAIQLRLHGPPFSKLSALLFINYSHSNCALSEEF, from the exons ATGGCGGCAAGGTTTCTCTTatgcatcattttgttgtttcttctaG GAAGTTGTATAGAAAGTATTTCTCCCCACCACCAACGACCTGCAGAGAGGCTCTTTGTGTTTGGTGATTCATATGCAGACACAGGGAACATAGCTAGGGGGCTGGCCAACTGTTGGAAGCCTCCCTATGGCTCGACCTTCCCCGGGAAACCGGCCGGCAGGTTTTCCGATGGCCGAGTTATCACCGACTTCATTG CTACCTTCTTAGGCGTTCCATCTCCGGTTCCTTACAGATTGAGACGAGTCGCGGGGCACCGAGGGAGTTACGGCATAAATTTTGCTTACAGTGGGACTGGCGTGTTCGATACATCTGCTCCATTGCCGAACGTGACGACGCAGATCGACTACTTGGAGCAGATGATCAAAGAAGGCTGGTACGAGAAGCGGCAGGTCCGATCATCCATGGCTTTCCTCGCGCTCGCCGGCATCGATTATTTGGAGTTCCTCCTGTACAAGAATGGCACCCTCGAG GACCAAGGTTCGAGAATCCACTCAGCCAGTGCTGCGTGGGAACCACGCCGGGAAGCGATTGCGGCGACACCGATCACAGTGGGAAACCGATGTACAGTGTATGTGAGGATCCAGGAAGACGGCTTTTCTGGGACCATGGCCATCCAACTCAGGTTGCATGGTCCACCATTTTCCAAGCTTTCAGCCCTACTCTTCATCAACTATTCTCACAGTAACTGCGCCCTTAGTGAAGAATTCTGA
- the LOC116247231 gene encoding GDSL esterase/lipase At5g03610-like isoform X1, with protein sequence MAARFLLCIILLFLLGSCIESISPHHQRPAERLFVFGDSYADTGNIARGLANCWKPPYGSTFPGKPAGRFSDGRVITDFIATFLGVPSPVPYRLRRVAGHRGSYGINFAYSGTGVFDTSAPLPNVTTQIDYLEQMIKEGWYEKRQVRSSMAFLALAGIDYLEFLLYKNGTLEGLRRYVHSVVNQTALDLRRLGEIGVGRIGVLGLGPIGCIPLSTRTLARSSCIDLLNQDAVYHNTLLHQAVDEINDHFRHRSLVAVLDVYDTLLSMVDGRNKLGPRFENPLSQCCVGTTPGSDCGDTDHSGKPMYSVCEDPGRRLFWDHGHPTQVAWSTIFQAFSPTLHQLFSQ encoded by the exons ATGGCGGCAAGGTTTCTCTTatgcatcattttgttgtttcttctaG GAAGTTGTATAGAAAGTATTTCTCCCCACCACCAACGACCTGCAGAGAGGCTCTTTGTGTTTGGTGATTCATATGCAGACACAGGGAACATAGCTAGGGGGCTGGCCAACTGTTGGAAGCCTCCCTATGGCTCGACCTTCCCCGGGAAACCGGCCGGCAGGTTTTCCGATGGCCGAGTTATCACCGACTTCATTG CTACCTTCTTAGGCGTTCCATCTCCGGTTCCTTACAGATTGAGACGAGTCGCGGGGCACCGAGGGAGTTACGGCATAAATTTTGCTTACAGTGGGACTGGCGTGTTCGATACATCTGCTCCATTGCCGAACGTGACGACGCAGATCGACTACTTGGAGCAGATGATCAAAGAAGGCTGGTACGAGAAGCGGCAGGTCCGATCATCCATGGCTTTCCTCGCGCTCGCCGGCATCGATTATTTGGAGTTCCTCCTGTACAAGAATGGCACCCTCGAG GGGTTGAGAAGGTATGTACATTCGGTGGTGAACCAGACTGCCCTGGATCTACGACGTCTGGGGGAAATTGGAGTAGGAAGGATAGGTGTGCTAGGGCTGGGTCCGATCGGCTGCATTCCCCTCTCGACTCGGACCTTAGCGCGTTCTTCCTGCATCGATCTGCTCAACCAAGACGCTGTTTATCACAATACCCTGCTGCACCAAGCCGTTGATGAAATCAATGACCATTTCCGCCACCGATCACTGGTGGCCGTGCTCGACGTCTATGACACCCTCTTGTCTATGGTAGACGGCCGGAACAAACTTG GACCAAGGTTCGAGAATCCACTCAGCCAGTGCTGCGTGGGAACCACGCCGGGAAGCGATTGCGGCGACACCGATCACAGTGGGAAACCGATGTACAGTGTATGTGAGGATCCAGGAAGACGGCTTTTCTGGGACCATGGCCATCCAACTCAGGTTGCATGGTCCACCATTTTCCAAGCTTTCAGCCCTACTCTTCATCAACTATTCTCACAGTAA